CAGGAGTTGGTAAAACAATGCTTGCAAAATCTATTGCAAAAAGTATAAATCTTGATTTCAAAAGGATTCAATTTACACCTGATTTACTTCCTTCAGATATTATTGGAATAACTGTATATAACGAAAAGACGAAAGAATTTGAATTTAAAAAAGGTCCTATTTTTTCAAACATAATTCTTGCTGATGAAATAAATAGAAGTACACCAAAAACTCAATCTGCACTTCTTGAAGCAATGGAAGAAAAACAAGTTACAGTTGATGGAATAACTTATCGCCTTAATGAGCCCTTTTTTGTAATTGCTACTGAAAATCCAATAGAATATGAAGGAACATTTCCTCTTCCTGAAGCACAACTTGATAGATTCTTTATGAAAATTGAGATTGGTTATCCTAATAAGGAAGATGAAGTTCTTCTTTTAAGTAAAGTTCAAATAAAACATCCAATTGAAGATTTGGAGGAAGTTATAACAAAAGAGGAAATTTTAGAAATTCAAAAAGAGATAAGAAAAGTTCATATTGATGAATCTCTTAAAGAATATATTGTTAAACTCGGAAAAGAACTAAGAGATGATGACGATATTTATCTTGGACCTTCTCCTAGGAGTTTGATTGTTTTAATGAGAGTCTCTCAGTCAAAAGCATATATTGAGGGAAGAGATTTTGTCATTCCTGATGATATTAAATATCTTTTTGAGTCAGTTATGTCTCACAGAATTATTTTAAAACCTGAATCTAGACTTAAAGGAGTTAGTGAAAAAGAGGTATTAAAAAGAGTAGTTGAAAGGGTAGAAGTCCCAATTGTTTAAAAATTTTAAAAAAGAAATAATCCTTTTTATTATTTTATTTATTGGTATTTTATTAAACTCTAAATTTTTAATTTCAATATCTATTTTCTTTGTTTTATATATTC
The sequence above is drawn from the Caldisericia bacterium genome and encodes:
- a CDS encoding MoxR family ATPase is translated as MNNKLNALIKNIAKVIVGKDEVIKKAIITLISGGHLLIEDVPGVGKTMLAKSIAKSINLDFKRIQFTPDLLPSDIIGITVYNEKTKEFEFKKGPIFSNIILADEINRSTPKTQSALLEAMEEKQVTVDGITYRLNEPFFVIATENPIEYEGTFPLPEAQLDRFFMKIEIGYPNKEDEVLLLSKVQIKHPIEDLEEVITKEEILEIQKEIRKVHIDESLKEYIVKLGKELRDDDDIYLGPSPRSLIVLMRVSQSKAYIEGRDFVIPDDIKYLFESVMSHRIILKPESRLKGVSEKEVLKRVVERVEVPIV